A window from Citrus sinensis cultivar Valencia sweet orange chromosome 3, DVS_A1.0, whole genome shotgun sequence encodes these proteins:
- the LOC127900594 gene encoding uncharacterized protein LOC127900594: protein MSHRGGARHASSSRDVLGIADDADPTLHEMANEGNPMMRAMLRLMEQQSKLIQDMTRGRVGAQENVPVERQGGARDHGAMVNLKRFKKLGPPTFQGTADPMDAEAWLKQMEKIFVAMGCNDDQRVILASFVLQGEADHWWDAKSRLVRAGLQDAPITWELFLEVFHEKYFPERVRHQMEANFLRLTQGTKSVAEYEEQFTALSRFAPTLVANKGSKCRKFLEGLRPNIKGQLTILKINNYADLVDRAIFAEKDILEAQVTRDQRNKKNRQGGPQNGSSNRQGPHS from the coding sequence ATGTCACATAGGGGAGGTGCTAGGCATGCCTCTAGCTCGAGAGATGTTTTAGGTATCGCTGACGACGCTGACCCAACCTTGCACGAGATGGCTAACGAAGGAAATCCTATGATGCGCGCAATGCTTAGATTGATGGaacaacaaagtaaattaattcaaGATATGACTAGAGGCAGAGTTGGGGCACAAGAGAATGTGCCAGTTGAAAGGCAAGGTGGCGCAAGAGATCATGGGGCTATGGTGAACTTAAAACGATTTAAGAAATTGGGACCACCTACCTTTCAGGGGACTGCCGATCCCATGGATGCAGAGGCATGGCTAAAACAGATGGAGAAGATATTTGTGGCTATGGGTTGTAATGATGATCAAAGGGTAATATTGGCCTCATTTGTCCTTCAGGGTGAGGCAGACCACTGGTGGGATGCCAAATCTCGTCTCGTAAGGGCTGGCTTGCAAGATGCACCCATTACTTGGGAGTTATTTCTGGAGGTTTTTCATGAAAAGTATTTTCCTGAACGAGTTCGACATCAGATGGAGGCTAATTTCCTAAGGTTGACTCAAGGAACAAAGTCTGTTGCGGAGTATGAGGAACAATTTACTGCCCTCTCTCGTTTTGCTCCTACCTTGGTTGCTAATAAGGGTAGTAAGTGTAGAAAGTTCCTGGAAGGGTTACGTCCTAACATTAAAGGGCAATTGACCATCCTTAAGATTAACAATTATGCCGATTTGGTGGATCGAGCAATTTTTGCGGAGAAGGATATTCTTGAAGCTCAAGTTACAAGGGATCAGAGAAATAAGAAGAATCGACAAGGTGGACCGCAAAATGGAAGTTCTAATAGGCAGGGCCCTCACTCCTAG